A region from the Candidatus Methylomirabilota bacterium genome encodes:
- a CDS encoding MFS transporter, giving the protein MRALLRLHDFRWLAANMACASVGMMGEVVVLGWLALELTDSPFLVGLAMGARALPLFFVGVPAGVLADRWPRHRLLMLTALGQAVVTAVTGVVILNGGVRLPQLLALTLASGTLRGVEHATRQSYAHDVVGGAGLLRGLAVLGLAMRGGWLVGSLGAGAVIAGLGSGPAYLAVAVTYLASALALLPVSAPARAAAPSPASMWRNMMDFAGLLRRDTMLLALMALTAGAEVLGFSHQTLLPSLARDVLKTGPEGLGVLNAARSVGGIVGLLATMHGATAMGGGGLFLAVIAGFGLSLIGLGAAPYVVGFAGVVVVLIAANALGALTDLLAQSLLQLSSPPELRGRAGGAWVVAIGLAPLGQLQIGALASLLGVSVALAASGLALVGLAGVTLRAFPRLRGL; this is encoded by the coding sequence GTGCGCGCCCTCCTCCGGCTGCACGACTTCCGCTGGTTGGCCGCCAACATGGCGTGCGCCTCCGTGGGCATGATGGGCGAGGTCGTGGTGCTCGGCTGGCTCGCCCTCGAGCTGACCGACTCGCCGTTCCTCGTCGGCCTCGCCATGGGCGCGCGGGCGCTGCCGCTCTTCTTCGTGGGCGTGCCCGCGGGCGTGCTCGCCGACCGGTGGCCGCGCCATCGTCTGCTGATGCTCACCGCCCTGGGCCAAGCCGTCGTGACGGCGGTCACCGGTGTGGTGATCCTGAACGGGGGCGTGCGCCTCCCGCAGCTCCTCGCGCTCACGCTCGCCTCCGGCACCCTGCGCGGCGTGGAGCACGCCACCCGCCAGAGCTACGCCCATGACGTGGTCGGCGGCGCGGGGTTGCTACGGGGGCTCGCCGTGCTCGGGCTTGCCATGCGCGGGGGCTGGCTCGTGGGCTCGCTCGGCGCGGGCGCCGTGATCGCGGGGCTCGGCTCGGGCCCGGCGTATCTGGCGGTGGCCGTGACCTACCTCGCGAGCGCGCTCGCGCTCTTGCCGGTGTCGGCGCCCGCGCGGGCCGCCGCGCCGTCCCCCGCGTCGATGTGGCGGAACATGATGGACTTCGCGGGCCTCCTGCGCCGCGACACGATGCTGCTGGCGCTCATGGCGCTCACCGCCGGCGCGGAGGTGCTGGGCTTCTCCCACCAGACGCTGCTTCCGAGCCTGGCGCGGGACGTGCTGAAGACAGGCCCCGAGGGCCTGGGCGTCCTGAACGCCGCGCGCTCGGTCGGCGGCATCGTCGGCCTCCTGGCGACCATGCACGGCGCGACGGCTATGGGGGGCGGCGGGCTCTTCCTCGCGGTGATCGCCGGCTTCGGCCTGAGCCTGATCGGGCTGGGCGCCGCCCCGTACGTCGTGGGCTTCGCCGGCGTCGTGGTCGTGCTGATCGCCGCCAACGCGCTGGGCGCCCTCACCGATCTCCTCGCCCAGAGCCTGCTGCAGCTCAGCTCGCCGCCCGAGCTGCGCGGGCGCGCGGGCGGCGCCTGGGTCGTGGCCATCGGGCTCGCGCCGCTCGGCCAGCTGCAGATCGGCGCGCTCGCCTCGCTGCTGGGGGTGAGCGTGGCACTGGCGGCGAGCGGCCTGGCCCTGGTCGGGCTCGCCGGGGTGACGCTGCGAGCGTTCCCGCGGCTCAGAGGCCTCTAG
- a CDS encoding TRAP transporter substrate-binding protein, protein MRYFVLALVACGSLAAPAAAQTTLTMSSWVSPQHHLTAVVLQGWANEVEKATQGRVKLTMLPKHPSAPPGTFDAVRDGLVDVSYVTASYTPARHILPLMAELPGAGDTALVNSVAYSRIHWKHFDKVGEYKGVKLLGVFTHGPGQMFTRKPVSGIADLQGLKIRTGGGVAEAVAKALGTSAFVKPAPESYELLKGGVADGVFFPMESIVSFKLDTVLEQATLFPGGMYSSAFGFFMNEDKWNKLPKADQDAILKVSGEHLARLAGQSWDDADKKGLEALQKSGVKIVQANPAFVAEVQKRSAPIIDDWITKASAKGVEAAKILAEFRAELKKVAAGQ, encoded by the coding sequence ATGCGTTATTTCGTGCTCGCGCTCGTCGCGTGCGGGTCGCTCGCGGCGCCCGCCGCCGCCCAGACCACGCTCACCATGTCTTCGTGGGTATCTCCGCAGCATCACCTCACCGCCGTGGTCCTGCAGGGCTGGGCCAACGAGGTGGAGAAGGCCACGCAGGGGCGCGTGAAGCTCACCATGCTGCCCAAGCATCCGTCCGCGCCGCCCGGCACCTTCGACGCCGTGCGGGACGGCCTGGTCGACGTGTCCTACGTGACCGCCAGCTACACGCCGGCGCGCCACATCCTGCCGCTGATGGCCGAGCTGCCCGGCGCCGGCGACACGGCCCTGGTCAACTCCGTCGCGTACTCCCGCATCCACTGGAAGCACTTCGACAAGGTGGGCGAGTACAAGGGCGTGAAGCTGCTCGGCGTATTCACCCACGGGCCGGGCCAGATGTTCACGCGGAAGCCGGTGAGCGGCATCGCGGATCTACAGGGCCTCAAGATCCGCACCGGGGGTGGCGTGGCGGAGGCGGTGGCCAAGGCCCTCGGCACGTCCGCGTTCGTGAAGCCCGCGCCCGAGTCCTACGAATTGCTCAAGGGCGGCGTGGCCGACGGCGTGTTCTTCCCCATGGAGTCCATCGTGTCGTTCAAGCTCGACACCGTGCTCGAGCAGGCCACGCTCTTCCCCGGCGGCATGTACAGCTCCGCGTTCGGCTTCTTCATGAACGAGGACAAGTGGAACAAGCTGCCCAAGGCGGATCAGGACGCCATCCTGAAGGTGTCGGGCGAGCATCTCGCGCGCCTGGCCGGCCAGTCCTGGGACGACGCCGACAAGAAGGGCCTGGAGGCGCTGCAGAAGTCGGGCGTGAAGATCGTCCAGGCGAATCCCGCCTTCGTGGCCGAGGTCCAGAAGCGCTCCGCGCCCATCATCGACGACTGGATCACCAAGGCCAGCGCCAAGGGGGTGGAGGCGGCCAAGATCCTCGCGGAGTTCCGCGCCGAGCTGAAGAAGGTCGCCGCCGGGCAGTGA
- the ilvE gene encoding branched-chain-amino-acid transaminase, with protein MADFKIWMNGKLVPQAEAVLPVNSAAVFYATNVFEGLRAYWNAADGELYAFRLAEHFARFRESMKMMRFTVPYSDADLYEAVREALRGNDVQEDVHMHLVAYVGGAGLDSTSPTGMYINPRRRGRITDGAGLRCCVTSWQRTSDNAIPIRLKSGSNYQNGRLATLQAKADGYDAPIFLNQHGTVAEGSGATFFMVRRGQLITPPLTSDILESITRTTLLDPLAPALGIEVVERHIARTELYVADEAFFCGSGYEITPILSVDRFNLGSGAVGPVTQRLLTSYMDVVRGVDKRFPEWRTPIYKPAVV; from the coding sequence ATGGCCGACTTCAAGATCTGGATGAATGGCAAGCTCGTACCCCAGGCGGAGGCCGTTCTGCCCGTCAACAGCGCGGCGGTCTTTTACGCCACCAACGTCTTCGAGGGGCTGCGGGCTTACTGGAATGCCGCTGACGGGGAGCTCTACGCCTTCCGGCTCGCCGAGCACTTCGCGCGCTTCCGCGAGTCCATGAAGATGATGCGCTTCACCGTGCCCTACTCGGACGCCGACCTCTACGAGGCGGTCCGCGAGGCGCTCCGCGGCAACGACGTCCAGGAAGACGTGCACATGCACCTGGTCGCCTACGTGGGCGGCGCGGGGCTCGACTCGACCTCGCCCACCGGGATGTACATCAATCCCCGTCGGCGCGGCCGCATCACGGACGGGGCGGGGCTCCGCTGCTGCGTCACGTCCTGGCAGCGCACGTCGGACAACGCCATCCCCATTCGGCTCAAGTCCGGGTCGAACTACCAGAACGGCCGGCTCGCCACGCTGCAGGCCAAGGCCGATGGGTACGACGCGCCGATCTTCCTGAACCAGCACGGCACGGTGGCGGAAGGATCGGGCGCGACGTTCTTCATGGTTCGCCGCGGCCAGCTCATCACGCCGCCGCTGACCAGCGACATCCTGGAGTCCATCACCCGCACCACGCTGCTCGACCCCCTGGCGCCCGCGCTCGGCATCGAGGTGGTGGAGCGGCATATCGCGCGGACCGAGCTCTACGTGGCCGACGAGGCCTTCTTCTGCGGTAGCGGCTACGAGATCACGCCCATCCTGTCCGTGGATCGGTTCAACCTCGGCAGCGGCGCCGTGGGCCCGGTCACTCAGCGGCTTCTCACCAGCTACATGGACGTGGTGCGCGGGGTGGACAAGCGCTTCCCCGAGTGGCGCACCCCGATCTACAAGCCCGCCGTCGTCTAG
- a CDS encoding TRAP transporter small permease: MNPPARGWERRAEGLLGVAASAILLSMTALTFVDVVARYVFSRPLRGAFEVTELMLLVLIFAGLPLVSYANEHALMDFIDRLLPAPLQRGLVRAVELVSAATLGLLTWLVWLKADRIWGYRDATDVLRIVYGPFVYFMAVMIGLAALIHLYRALARPA, translated from the coding sequence GTGAACCCTCCCGCCCGCGGCTGGGAGCGGCGTGCCGAGGGGCTCCTCGGCGTCGCCGCCTCCGCCATCCTCCTGTCCATGACCGCGCTCACGTTCGTGGACGTGGTGGCGCGCTACGTGTTCAGCCGTCCCCTGCGGGGCGCCTTCGAGGTCACCGAGCTGATGCTGCTCGTGCTGATCTTCGCGGGGCTGCCCCTCGTCTCCTACGCGAACGAGCATGCGCTGATGGACTTCATCGACCGGCTTCTGCCCGCGCCACTCCAGCGCGGCCTGGTGCGGGCCGTCGAGCTGGTCTCCGCGGCGACGCTTGGCCTCCTGACCTGGCTCGTGTGGCTGAAGGCGGACCGGATCTGGGGCTACCGCGACGCGACGGACGTCCTGCGCATCGTCTACGGCCCCTTCGTCTACTTCATGGCGGTGATGATCGGTCTGGCCGCGCTGATCCACCTCTATCGCGCGCTGGCGCGCCCGGCATGA
- a CDS encoding isocitrate/isopropylmalate family dehydrogenase has product MKTVVALPGEGIGIEVVDAACELMTAAGMPVKILTPPQRDATPVPSPAGGHALPESTRRAAREADAVLFGAAGPSTSGVVAWLRWEMEAWGGVRPAKFYPGMRSPLADPEGIDLIVIRENSEGIYPGREGDLAELKRAMPGSRDRLGRGLDGYGEGRYAVKVVTRKGAERIARFACEVARKRKARGGRGVVGCATKSNVLRQSDALFHHTVEEIVAGCPDLRFEHFHVDDAARRLIRFPKAMDVLVCMNQYGDILSDVAGEVAGGLGVAPSANHGDNGWAYFESVHGSAPDIAGRGIANPTATLLSCVLLLDHLGLETESRRLEAAVARVYRDGRALTPDQGGSATTKVMSAAVLDAYRSQ; this is encoded by the coding sequence ATGAAAACCGTCGTCGCGCTCCCCGGAGAAGGTATCGGCATCGAGGTCGTGGACGCCGCCTGCGAGCTCATGACCGCGGCCGGCATGCCCGTGAAGATCCTCACCCCGCCGCAGCGGGACGCGACTCCCGTCCCCAGCCCCGCCGGCGGCCACGCGCTGCCGGAGTCGACGCGGCGCGCCGCGCGCGAGGCCGACGCGGTGCTGTTCGGCGCGGCCGGCCCATCCACGTCCGGGGTGGTGGCGTGGCTCCGCTGGGAGATGGAGGCGTGGGGTGGCGTCCGGCCGGCGAAGTTCTACCCGGGCATGCGCTCTCCGCTCGCCGATCCCGAGGGCATCGATCTCATCGTGATCCGCGAGAACTCCGAGGGCATCTATCCCGGGCGCGAGGGCGATCTCGCCGAGCTCAAGCGCGCGATGCCCGGGTCGCGCGACCGCCTCGGCCGCGGCCTCGACGGCTACGGCGAGGGCCGCTACGCGGTGAAGGTGGTGACGCGGAAGGGCGCGGAGCGCATCGCGCGCTTCGCCTGCGAGGTGGCGCGCAAGCGCAAGGCCCGCGGCGGCCGCGGCGTGGTGGGCTGCGCCACCAAGTCCAATGTCCTGCGCCAGTCCGACGCCCTCTTCCACCACACCGTGGAGGAGATCGTGGCGGGCTGCCCCGACCTCCGCTTCGAGCACTTCCACGTGGACGACGCCGCCCGTCGGCTCATCCGCTTCCCCAAGGCGATGGACGTGCTCGTGTGCATGAACCAGTACGGCGACATCCTCTCCGACGTCGCCGGCGAGGTGGCGGGCGGGCTCGGAGTAGCGCCCTCGGCCAATCACGGCGACAACGGCTGGGCATACTTCGAGTCGGTGCACGGCTCCGCCCCCGACATCGCGGGACGCGGCATCGCCAATCCCACCGCCACCCTGCTCTCCTGCGTGCTGCTGCTCGATCACCTGGGACTCGAGACGGAATCACGGCGGCTCGAGGCCGCGGTGGCGCGCGTTTACCGGGACGGCCGCGCCCTCACGCCCGACCAGGGTGGGAGCGCCACCACGAAGGTGATGTCGGCCGCAGTGCTCGACGCCTACCGCAGTCAGTAG
- a CDS encoding amidohydrolase family protein, with the protein MLLIEHALVVTMDGARRVYVDGSVVVDGTRIAQVGRAADVRPPRPPDRVIDGRGRLVIPGFVDTHAHLSEHLSRGLIPESVPVDRYVPDWYTPLYATISPEEEAAAAQLACLEMLRTGTTTFCEAGTLFDVPAVARAVDAVGLRAILGRWSWDLASGPGPLAQSTDGALALTEAAMDMVGALGTTRVGVWPILIGFGTASERLIRGAHALADRRGTGWGMMQFASHPSRKTADILPLAMLEAWGVLGPRCKLAHMVHVSEDDIALLARRDVKIAHCPSAALKHVKGLHAHGRFPEMLDAGVTVSLGGDSANGSNHFDMLRLMSLAALAAKDARLDPGVLPPERVLEMATLHGARALGLEAEIGSLEAGKRADLVLFDVDRPEWRPLLDPVANLVHSASGASVHTVLIDGRIVLDAGQVTTVDEAEVLERAERLARPYLDRAGVAARPQWPRIL; encoded by the coding sequence ATGCTCCTGATCGAGCACGCGCTCGTCGTCACCATGGACGGCGCGCGCCGCGTGTACGTGGACGGCTCGGTGGTCGTCGACGGCACGCGCATCGCGCAGGTCGGGCGCGCCGCCGACGTACGCCCACCTCGTCCGCCCGACCGCGTGATCGACGGGCGTGGCCGCCTGGTGATCCCGGGCTTCGTGGATACGCACGCGCATCTCTCCGAGCACCTCTCGCGCGGGCTCATCCCCGAGTCGGTGCCGGTGGACCGCTACGTCCCCGACTGGTACACGCCCCTCTACGCGACCATTTCGCCCGAGGAGGAGGCGGCGGCCGCGCAGCTCGCATGCCTGGAGATGCTCCGCACCGGCACCACCACCTTCTGCGAGGCCGGCACGCTGTTCGACGTGCCCGCGGTGGCGCGTGCCGTGGACGCGGTGGGGCTGCGGGCCATCCTGGGCCGCTGGTCCTGGGATCTCGCGAGCGGCCCCGGGCCCCTCGCCCAGTCCACCGACGGCGCGCTGGCCCTCACCGAGGCCGCAATGGACATGGTGGGCGCGCTCGGCACCACCCGGGTGGGCGTGTGGCCCATTCTCATCGGCTTCGGGACCGCCTCGGAGCGGCTGATCCGCGGGGCGCATGCCCTCGCCGACCGGCGCGGCACCGGCTGGGGCATGATGCAGTTCGCCTCGCACCCGTCGCGGAAGACGGCGGATATCCTGCCCCTGGCGATGCTGGAAGCCTGGGGGGTGCTCGGCCCCCGCTGCAAGCTCGCCCACATGGTGCACGTGAGCGAGGACGACATCGCGCTCCTCGCGCGCCGCGACGTCAAGATCGCGCACTGCCCGTCCGCGGCGCTCAAGCACGTGAAGGGCCTGCACGCCCACGGCCGCTTTCCCGAGATGCTGGACGCGGGGGTGACCGTCTCCCTCGGCGGTGACAGCGCCAACGGCTCGAATCACTTCGACATGCTGCGCCTCATGTCGCTCGCCGCGCTCGCCGCCAAGGACGCGCGCCTCGATCCCGGCGTGCTGCCGCCCGAGCGCGTGCTCGAGATGGCCACGCTCCACGGCGCGCGGGCGCTGGGCCTCGAGGCCGAGATCGGCTCGCTCGAGGCGGGCAAGCGGGCCGACCTCGTGCTCTTCGACGTGGACCGGCCGGAGTGGCGCCCGCTCCTCGATCCCGTGGCCAATCTCGTCCACAGCGCCAGCGGCGCGAGCGTGCACACGGTGCTGATCGACGGGCGCATCGTGCTCGACGCCGGACAGGTGACGACGGTGGACGAGGCGGAGGTGCTGGAGCGGGCCGAACGCCTCGCCCGGCCCTATCTGGACCGGGCGGGGGTCGCCGCGCGGCCGCAGTGGCCGCGCATTCTCTGA
- a CDS encoding TRAP transporter large permease: protein MIEGLVGLFAMMLLAFLRVPISYAMGIVGVIGYAYIRDWNWTVAFAMTQTKVYETGRNYTLSVVPLFILMGNFVTRAGMSQELFRAAYAFIGHLRGGLAMATVWASAGFGGICGSSIATAATMAKVAYPSMKRFGYSDTLAAGTVAGAGTLGIMIPPSTIMVIYGVFTETNIGKLFMAGILPGILGAFLLCGAIVYTTWRHPTWGPPGERSSWRERWAALKDVWAVAALFLFVMGGIYVGFFTATEGAGMGATGALLFALWRRALTWRTLYDALLESARTTAMLFLILIGALMFAEFINITTMPADLKAFVSRFAVHPVAVVAAICAIYVILGTAMEELSMILLTMPVFFPVIVHLGFDPVWFGIIIVCVVEIGLISPPVGMNMFVLKTLLPHVSTGTVFRGVMPFMWADVIRLAILVAFPIISLWLPSFMR, encoded by the coding sequence ATGATCGAGGGGCTGGTCGGGCTCTTCGCGATGATGCTGCTCGCCTTCCTGCGCGTGCCCATCTCCTACGCGATGGGGATCGTGGGCGTGATCGGCTACGCCTACATCCGCGACTGGAACTGGACGGTCGCCTTCGCGATGACCCAGACCAAGGTGTACGAGACCGGGCGCAATTACACGCTCTCGGTGGTGCCCCTCTTCATCCTCATGGGGAACTTCGTCACCCGGGCGGGCATGTCGCAGGAGCTCTTCCGCGCGGCCTACGCCTTCATCGGGCATCTTCGCGGCGGGCTCGCGATGGCCACGGTGTGGGCTTCCGCGGGCTTCGGCGGCATCTGCGGCTCGTCCATCGCCACCGCGGCCACCATGGCCAAGGTCGCGTATCCGTCCATGAAGCGGTTCGGCTACTCGGACACGCTCGCGGCGGGAACGGTGGCGGGGGCGGGCACCCTCGGGATCATGATCCCGCCGTCCACGATCATGGTCATCTACGGCGTGTTCACGGAGACCAACATCGGCAAGCTCTTCATGGCCGGCATCCTGCCCGGCATTCTCGGCGCCTTCCTCCTCTGCGGGGCGATCGTCTACACGACGTGGCGGCACCCCACCTGGGGCCCGCCGGGCGAGCGGTCGAGCTGGCGCGAGCGATGGGCCGCCTTGAAGGACGTGTGGGCGGTGGCCGCGTTGTTCCTGTTCGTGATGGGCGGAATCTACGTGGGCTTCTTCACCGCCACCGAGGGGGCGGGCATGGGCGCCACGGGAGCCCTCCTGTTCGCGCTATGGCGCCGGGCGCTCACGTGGCGGACGCTCTACGACGCGCTGCTCGAGAGCGCGCGCACCACCGCCATGCTGTTCCTGATCCTGATCGGCGCGCTCATGTTCGCGGAGTTCATCAACATCACCACGATGCCCGCCGACCTCAAGGCGTTCGTGTCGCGCTTCGCGGTGCATCCCGTGGCGGTGGTGGCGGCGATCTGCGCCATCTACGTGATCCTGGGCACGGCCATGGAGGAGCTGTCCATGATCCTCCTCACGATGCCGGTGTTCTTTCCCGTCATCGTGCACCTGGGGTTCGATCCGGTCTGGTTCGGCATTATCATCGTCTGTGTGGTGGAGATCGGGCTGATCAGCCCCCCGGTGGGCATGAACATGTTCGTGCTGAAGACGCTCCTGCCCCACGTGTCCACGGGTACCGTGTTCCGCGGCGTCATGCCCTTCATGTGGGCTGACGTGATCCGCCTGGCGATCCTGGTCGCGTTCCCCATCATCTCGCTGTGGCTCCCGAGCTTCATGCGGTAG